The genomic interval AGGCAACTTATCTGCGAGCCTATCAAAAACACCTGGGTGCACCCTTGCAAACGATTGTCCAGCGATTGATAAATCGGCTGAAGCAAATGGATCGCCTCTTTTCAGGTGGCTACGGTAGCTTCACCAGGTACCTCCAACATCTGCTGGACAAGATTAAACTGGGCGACGACTTCTTGCGGCGAGATAATAAAAAGTTAAGCGATGGAGTGGCCCGCAATATCAGTAAATTAGTGAAATCGGGCCTGAATGATTACGTTCGAATGGTCGACGGGCCCACCAAAGTGAACATGGACAGCTGTGAGCCCCTCACCCGAGAGGAGGATGCAGCCATGGTGGAGTACGCCGACCTCTGCAATCGGATTGTTAAGCCAATGGTAAGTAAGGAGGTGATTCCCCGATAGCCACACACTTATGATTGAGCAAATAATCAAACAAGTTTGCATAAACTTAATGGTGAATCAATATTTACTTTAGTAGCGTATAAGTGATCAAAAAACCCATGAAAATCTATTATTATAGAAATGTAtatgcttatttattttctatctTCATTCCGTAGAATGCCATTTGGTTTTGGCTATTACTGTTTTCCCTGCTACTCCTGCCCGCCATCTGCTGCACCCACTTTTTAAGATGTCGTCTGAAATCTTTAAAGAATTATTCGGAAGCATCCTTTGGAGGGAGCAACTTTGTGCCCCCTGGCTTACTGCCCATGGCTTTGCCACAATGTGAGTGCTACAAGTACCTTCCCGTTTCAACGGAGTCAAATGTGGACTATCTGGAGGGCAGGGATGACTACTACTATGTGGATCAAGCGAAGCACAAGAGGGAgtgattttcaatttgtcTAATTTGACAATAACTTATTGTagaattttcaaatatgtttCAAGTTTAAAACACCACATCCTGGAATCCAAagtcattattttttatatgttttctAGACACATAATATTACTTGTTCCAAATGTAGTAATAGAAAACGAATTATAAAATGAAGTTTCTATGCTGGGAGGTGTTATTTTGGCCCATGCACAACATCCTGCCTAATTCCTTGTCCTGGACAGAGAATGTGACCACCTTAAGTATGCTTAACGAAAGTCAGAAAATGGTGGACGGGTCCATTGGATGCTGCTCCATAGACTGGCTTATGCAACTCCAACAATCCTCGTGTCCGCTGGTGAGGCTCTTGATACTCGGATTGTTGGCATTGCCAGTTTATAATGCGATATTGATTGTGGTGGGGTGAGTGTCTAGTTTATAAAGAGTTAAATGATCTAAGTGAATCCTTTCCAGATGGCGTCTACACCACAGTGCTTCCAGCAGTGCCGACCGTTTGGTGCTGGACATCCAAAGGACCAGACCTGTCAAGCGTCGAGCTCCTtcaccgccaccaccaccaagaCCACCACCGCGTCTTCGTAGGAATAAAGTCCCCAAGACATCATCTTCAAGTCTGATACTATGGTATCCAAAAGCCCATCTCAGCCCAAGGAATCCGTTTGATGAGGAGGAGCAGTACAAAAACCTCAGGGAGAATCTGAAAATGGTGCTAGGTGGCTTACAGCGCACTCCTTTGCCCCTTCCGCCACCACAGCCCATCTTTATTCCCCCTCTAGTTGAACCCCTAACGCCACCGGAATCACTGACTCCAACTGAATCCCCCAGGAAAAGTAACCAAAAGCCACGCTCCAAGCTTCTGTCAGGGATCATTAAACATCTAGGCATGAGTTCCATTCGCAAGATATGGAAAACACATGCCAGCCGAAAGAAAAGTACGACTTCTGCAAACAGCTCTCTATCTAATTCCAGTGTGGGATCCAGCTCCTTCTATGTCTACTAAACCAAAGTCTGGTAATGATCTAGGGCACATCTATCAAGAAATCAGCGCTCCATTCAGTGTGAAACTATGCGATTATATTTTGTTACGATTAAAAGCGTGCTGAGGTCAACCTTGTTGGCCCGGCCCATTAAGGCCTTGAATCCGCGTTGGCTTTATTAGAACATATCCGGCATCGCAGTTCCAAAACGCTGGCCGACAAAAGACCTAAGCGACAAACCTTGTTCTCGCGTCAATCTTGTGGCGGCAACCAACAAAAATACTATGTATATGATAAACACCGaaacaaaagttaaacaaacaaaaggcaaataaGCCCAACTTCGGTGAGCTTGCTCGTTTTCCCGATGACTGGCTGATTAAGGGGCAGCGAAAGCAGATCGCTATCATCACTGCCGTTTCGGCTCCACTTCgagctcctcctccaccagcCAAGCATCCAAGTGCAGCTCCATCATTGTCTGGGCCACAATAGCAGGAAGGAAAAGCCAAAGAGCACGGGAAAAAACAAGGTGCTATTTGTTGGAGCACTGAAACTCGGATGCTCTGCCACACCATAAAGATTCAGAGGTGTATGTTTGGGTTGGGCGTTTTGGGTAATCAGAAACCCAAATGGATTAAAATTTGGGTATTCGTGGAATTTCTATTTCAAACTAAGTTATGGGGGTATTAGAAACATTTTATAGGGGTAAAGCAAACcttcaaaaatgtaattcttaTAAACAGCACTAATCCATAAAGAGATTAGTTCTATAAATTGCTTTAAGCTTTGTCACTGACCGCAAATCATTTTGAAATACccttgaaattgattttgcttaAAATGAATGAATACTTATAACAAAATCAGTTTGAATAACAATAAAGCGAATAATATACAACCATCTTCAAAGGACGTAAATAACCAGCTTTGGAAAGGGCAGTTCACCCTCCAAAATTACAACGCAAAATGAGCGGACGACTCCCAGACGAGTTTTTGTTCTTCCGCAACCGAATGAGATGACCAGGGCAACCCAATGCTGCGATTGCAGTCGATCTGATGGTAACTAAGagtgaagaaaaaaaaaaataaaaataaaattaaacgaGACAAGGCCCCCCAGGCAAGGCCattgaaaagtgaaaagccgCTGGTGGACGGCATATGTTTTTCATAATTTGTagctaaaaattaaatcacGTTTCTTATCAGCGATGTGATGCGATTGTGAGTGCCTTTCTTTTTCAACAATTACCAAAATCATAAAGGCAGGCAGCCAACGAAATTACCTACAACGAAATTTCACTTTCAGTTTGTACGActgtgtgttgtgtttgtgtttccgaaaacaaaagacttaaggCACGAACTTGCTGGAGTGAAGGTTAAGTCGTTCGATTTGATATTCAATCGGTATAACGAATTCGAAAGCCATGCCAATGCACTCGTCGAAAAGGTCCCACCTGAACCGCATAGATAATAGGTAGATAATAGATATAATAGGTATTTGCCATTCGAATAGATTCCTTCTTCCTGGctctcgcttttttttttttgcctattTGGCTTTCGGTTTTATGTACTTTTGTGCATCCGATGTGAAACCTGGCCCCCTTGCGAAACAGAGCATCGTATGGAAGAGTTTTCTTTGGGGGAAAACTGGCACACATAATTGCAAAAACACTAAAGCTGCAGCAAAcatcaaatggcaaatggcacgCAATGGAACGGAATGGGCATAAAAATGCACGCAACTGAGTCGGCCAAATGATTTACAGTGAAAGGCGGTGAAATTTATGGCATGCAAAGCGTGAGAAGACTCCTCAGCTGATCCAAAAGATCACCAGGAACTGTAAGACCAGAACTTTGGAAAAAAACCGACTTCAATCTGAACTTTCGCTTTCATTGGAGCGCAATTTGTTGACGCTTGCTGGCTGATTGGTGGTGGAAGGGGGTGTGGCCAGGTCAGGGATTGGAGTTGAAATTGGACGGGTTCCGCTTATGAAACCCCTTCACAGAAACCCATATGCTAATTAACCTCGACTGCCTCCTGCTTTCTATCGTGTGAAACGTCAGCCAACTGTTATGCGCAGCGTATTTTGTAAATCATATTTCGAATTTGCATTTAACGCAGTcgcagatggagatggagatggaaatggagatgggaatggggatgagGATCAGGTCGGAGACATTTGGCTGACGGCTCTTGGCCGTTTGTCTTTATGCT from Drosophila yakuba strain Tai18E2 chromosome 3L, Prin_Dyak_Tai18E2_2.1, whole genome shotgun sequence carries:
- the LOC120321587 gene encoding uncharacterized protein LOC120321587, with translation MKFLCWEVLFWPMHNILPNSLSWTENVTTLSMLNESQKMVDGSIGCCSIDWLMQLQQSSCPLVRLLILGLLALPVYNAILIVVGWRLHHSASSSADRLVLDIQRTRPVKRRAPSPPPPPRPPPRLRRNKVPKTSSSSLILWYPKAHLSPRNPFDEEEQYKNLRENLKMVLGGLQRTPLPLPPPQPIFIPPLVEPLTPPESLTPTESPRKSNQKPRSKLLSGIIKHLGMSSIRKIWKTHASRKKSTTSANSSLSNSSVGSSSFYVY